The following proteins are co-located in the Streptomyces asiaticus genome:
- a CDS encoding glycoside hydrolase family 127 protein, translated as MSAGPIRLSREARTALRPATAARITGGFWAARRRVNAEVSVPQGPDRLERAGNLANLRAAAGAAPEESGFRGDFPFQDSDVHKWLEAASWQLADGGEGPAEEELSRQVERLAGLVAAAQAEDGYLQTYYQLGPDARRWADPHWGHELYCAGHLLQAAVAHHRATGRDGLLDAAVRYADLIDATFGPGKDETVCGHPEIETALVELYRETGERRYLDLAGYFVNRRGRGSLGDGPPEGSPGPRPGAPYWQDHVPVREATAVAGHAVRQLYLLAGAADVAAETGDEGLRDALVRLWEDMAATKTYLTGGVGSRHELESFGDAYELPPDRAYAETCAAIAAIHFGWRMALLTGEARYSDLVERTLFNGFASGVSIDGERWLYVNPLRVRHDDENRKAATGDRSAHRTPWFRCACCPPNVMRLLASLPHYMASGDAEGLQLHQYASGSYEAGGGAVRVGTGYPWEGRIAVVVDTAPPERDWTLSLRIPHWARTYEATIGGEPVAERAENGWLRLRRRWRPGATVVLSLPLDPRLTRPDPRIDGVRGCAAIERGPLVYCLEQPDQPAGLRLDDISLDPDAALIPEHRPELLGRVTVITALALPHAPARDGWWPYRSGGTGPGGATGGAKAPEPVPVTAIPYYAWANREPGAMRVWIPVQDQPG; from the coding sequence ATGTCCGCAGGTCCGATCCGGCTCTCCCGGGAAGCGCGCACCGCGCTCCGCCCGGCCACCGCGGCGCGGATCACCGGCGGCTTCTGGGCCGCCAGACGCCGCGTCAACGCCGAAGTGAGCGTTCCCCAGGGGCCGGACCGGCTGGAGCGGGCGGGCAATCTCGCCAACCTCCGGGCCGCCGCGGGAGCGGCGCCGGAGGAGTCCGGCTTCCGGGGCGACTTCCCGTTCCAGGACTCCGATGTGCACAAGTGGCTGGAGGCGGCGTCCTGGCAGCTGGCCGACGGCGGCGAGGGACCGGCCGAGGAGGAGCTGTCCCGGCAGGTGGAACGGCTGGCCGGGCTGGTCGCGGCCGCCCAGGCCGAGGACGGCTATCTCCAGACGTACTACCAACTGGGCCCGGACGCCCGGCGGTGGGCGGATCCGCACTGGGGGCACGAGCTCTACTGCGCGGGCCATCTCCTCCAGGCCGCGGTCGCCCACCACCGGGCCACCGGCCGGGACGGGCTGCTCGATGCGGCGGTGCGGTACGCCGATCTCATCGACGCCACGTTCGGACCCGGCAAGGACGAGACGGTGTGCGGACATCCGGAGATCGAGACCGCGCTGGTCGAGCTGTACCGGGAGACCGGTGAACGGCGCTATCTCGATCTGGCCGGGTACTTCGTGAACCGGCGCGGGCGGGGCAGCCTCGGCGACGGCCCGCCGGAGGGCTCGCCCGGCCCCCGCCCCGGGGCGCCCTACTGGCAGGACCACGTCCCGGTGCGGGAGGCGACGGCGGTCGCCGGGCACGCGGTGCGCCAGCTGTACCTCCTGGCCGGGGCCGCCGATGTGGCGGCGGAGACCGGCGACGAGGGGCTGCGGGACGCCCTGGTGCGGCTCTGGGAGGACATGGCCGCGACAAAGACCTATCTGACCGGCGGGGTCGGCTCCCGGCACGAGCTGGAGTCCTTCGGGGACGCGTACGAGCTGCCGCCGGACCGGGCGTACGCCGAGACCTGCGCGGCCATCGCCGCCATCCACTTCGGCTGGCGGATGGCGCTGCTGACCGGTGAGGCCCGCTACAGCGATCTGGTGGAGCGCACCCTGTTCAACGGCTTCGCGTCGGGGGTGTCGATCGACGGTGAGCGCTGGCTCTATGTGAACCCGCTGCGGGTCCGCCACGACGATGAGAACCGTAAGGCCGCCACCGGCGACCGGAGCGCCCACCGGACGCCGTGGTTCCGGTGTGCCTGCTGCCCGCCCAACGTCATGCGGCTGCTGGCCTCGCTGCCGCACTACATGGCGAGCGGCGACGCCGAGGGGCTCCAGCTGCACCAGTACGCGTCCGGCTCGTACGAGGCGGGCGGCGGGGCGGTGCGGGTGGGGACCGGCTACCCCTGGGAGGGGCGGATCGCGGTGGTCGTGGACACGGCCCCGCCGGAGCGGGACTGGACGCTGTCGCTGCGCATCCCGCACTGGGCGCGGACGTACGAGGCGACGATCGGCGGGGAGCCGGTGGCCGAGCGGGCCGAGAACGGCTGGCTGCGGCTGCGGCGGCGCTGGCGGCCCGGTGCGACGGTCGTGCTGAGCCTGCCCCTGGACCCCCGGCTCACCCGGCCCGATCCGCGGATCGACGGGGTGCGGGGCTGTGCCGCGATCGAGCGCGGCCCGCTGGTGTACTGCCTGGAGCAGCCCGATCAGCCCGCCGGGCTGCGGCTGGACGACATCAGCCTCGACCCGGATGCCGCGCTGATCCCCGAGCACCGGCCGGAGCTGCTGGGCCGGGTGACCGTGATCACCGCCCTGGCCCTGCCCCACGCCCCGGCGCGCGACGGCTGGTGGCCGTACCGGAGCGGCGGTACGGGTCCCGGCGGGGCCACGGGCGGCGCGAAGGCCCCCGAGCCGGTCCCGGTGACCGCGATCCCGTACTACGCGTGGGCGAACCGCGAGCCCGGCGCGATGCGGGTGTGGATCCCGGTCCAGGACCAGCCCGGCTGA
- a CDS encoding MerR family transcriptional regulator, producing the protein MGLLTIGAFARASRLSPKALRLYDELGLLPPARVDPYSGYRLYDPAQLERARLVAWLRRLGMPLADIRAVCELAPEAAAREVRAYWARVEADTAARRDLAAFLVDHLSGKGTTMSSDHTTLGIRYAALSDTGSVRESNDDAGYAGPRLLAVADGFGGGRHAGEAAIEALKPLDAGVPGGELLSALEEAAHRARESVSALAASDPALRDVGTTLTAMVWSGSRLGLVHIGDSRAYLLRDGELFQITHDHTVVQSLIDEGRITPEEAASHPQRALLLRAVGGGSAFEPDFALRDARAGDRCLLCSDGLTGVVPTEEIQRVLASEDDPGRAVRELVALANRAGGPDNVTCVVAHVAERTALTSA; encoded by the coding sequence ATGGGGCTGCTGACCATCGGTGCGTTCGCGAGGGCGTCGCGGCTGTCCCCCAAGGCGCTCCGCCTGTACGACGAGCTCGGGCTGCTGCCGCCCGCCCGCGTCGATCCGTACTCCGGCTACCGCCTCTACGATCCGGCCCAGCTGGAGCGGGCCCGTCTGGTGGCGTGGCTGAGGCGGCTCGGCATGCCGCTGGCCGACATCCGGGCGGTGTGCGAGCTGGCGCCGGAGGCGGCGGCGCGGGAGGTGCGCGCGTACTGGGCGCGGGTCGAGGCCGACACCGCCGCCCGGAGGGACCTGGCCGCCTTCCTCGTCGACCATCTGTCCGGGAAGGGCACCACGATGTCTTCCGACCACACCACCCTGGGGATCCGCTACGCCGCGCTCTCCGACACCGGCTCGGTCCGGGAGAGCAATGACGACGCCGGTTACGCCGGTCCGCGCCTGCTCGCCGTGGCCGACGGATTCGGGGGCGGACGGCACGCCGGCGAGGCGGCGATCGAGGCGCTGAAACCGCTGGACGCGGGCGTCCCCGGCGGGGAGCTGCTCAGCGCTCTCGAAGAGGCGGCGCACCGGGCCCGGGAGTCGGTCTCCGCGCTGGCCGCCTCCGACCCCGCGCTGCGGGATGTCGGCACGACGCTCACCGCGATGGTGTGGTCGGGCTCCCGTCTCGGCCTGGTCCACATCGGCGACTCGCGCGCCTATCTGCTGCGGGACGGTGAGCTCTTCCAGATCACCCATGACCACACGGTGGTCCAGTCGCTGATCGACGAGGGGCGGATCACCCCTGAGGAGGCCGCCTCGCACCCGCAGCGGGCGCTGCTGCTGCGCGCCGTGGGCGGCGGTTCGGCGTTCGAACCGGACTTCGCCCTGCGGGACGCCCGCGCCGGGGACCGCTGTCTGCTGTGCTCGGACGGGCTGACGGGGGTCGTGCCCACCGAGGAGATCCAGCGCGTGCTCGCCTCGGAGGACGATCCGGGCCGGGCCGTACGGGAGCTGGTCGCCCTCGCCAACCGCGCGGGCGGGCCCGACAACGTCACCTGTGTGGTGGCGCATGTGGCCGAGCGGACGGCGCTGACCTCGGCGTAA
- a CDS encoding family 43 glycosylhydrolase, whose product MPPHATRPWRAPTVLLALLAALALVVPLTAHRVHAAEHHRSDGSGRAVRQPTTVSRYLFTAFTNSSESNMYVYGSDDAEDFWSIQDKAYTPPSGLVRDPSVIHRGGRYYVAYTTGWTGTTFGLAVSDDRRTWTHLADVDHGVAANNTWAPEFFTDAPDGKVRVVVSLSTGPTAYRHFQPYVLTALDDTLTKWSRPQPLEGISPSESDYNGYIDTFVVRKGATYHAFTKNATGELIEHAVADRVTGPYRFTGKGDWAGWGSLLEGQTVVALPGGGYRMFMDGYTVKKYYYSDSPDLEHWTPKRELPGLSGVVRHGTVIRETATVRPGDANPALPGYHADPDVMYAEGRYWIYPTEDGHPGWSGTRFNGFSSPDLVHWTDDGPALDLADVSWCHGYAWAPSVVRKGDTYWMYFSACQSIGVAKSSTPQGPFTDALGKPLVAKGQFGHQSIDPDAFIDDDGTPYLYFGQGAFEAARLNDDMVSFATRPVKVTPPGYNEAPTVFKRAGRYYAMWSEDDTRSPDYRVAYGVSDSPLGPFTKAAGNPVLAKDPGDQILGTGHNSVIQVPGRDEWYIVYHRFARPGGDGTHREVAIDRMRFGPDGTIQKIRPTQAGIEPVRQAGIEPVR is encoded by the coding sequence ATGCCCCCGCATGCCACCCGACCCTGGAGAGCGCCGACAGTGCTGCTCGCGCTGCTGGCCGCCCTCGCCCTCGTGGTCCCCCTCACCGCGCACCGTGTGCACGCCGCGGAGCACCACCGGAGCGACGGGAGCGGACGCGCCGTGCGGCAGCCCACCACGGTCTCCCGCTATCTGTTCACCGCCTTCACGAACAGCAGCGAGAGCAATATGTACGTCTACGGGTCCGACGACGCGGAAGACTTCTGGTCGATCCAGGACAAGGCGTACACCCCGCCCTCCGGCCTCGTCCGCGACCCCAGCGTCATCCACCGCGGCGGCCGTTACTACGTCGCGTACACCACCGGATGGACCGGCACCACCTTCGGCCTCGCCGTGAGCGACGACCGTCGCACCTGGACCCATCTCGCCGACGTCGACCACGGCGTGGCCGCCAACAACACCTGGGCCCCGGAGTTCTTCACCGACGCGCCCGACGGCAAGGTCCGCGTCGTCGTCTCGCTGTCCACCGGGCCCACCGCGTACCGGCACTTCCAGCCCTACGTCCTCACCGCCCTCGACGACACCCTCACCAAGTGGAGCAGGCCCCAGCCACTCGAGGGCATCTCGCCGAGCGAGAGCGACTACAACGGCTACATCGACACCTTCGTGGTCCGCAAGGGCGCCACGTATCATGCGTTCACCAAGAACGCCACGGGTGAACTCATCGAGCACGCCGTCGCCGACCGGGTCACCGGCCCGTACCGCTTCACCGGCAAGGGCGACTGGGCGGGATGGGGCAGCCTGCTGGAGGGCCAGACCGTCGTCGCCCTGCCCGGCGGCGGCTATCGCATGTTCATGGACGGCTACACCGTCAAGAAGTACTACTACAGCGACAGCCCCGACCTGGAGCACTGGACGCCCAAACGGGAACTGCCCGGCCTGTCGGGGGTGGTGCGCCACGGCACCGTCATCCGGGAGACCGCCACCGTGCGGCCGGGCGATGCCAACCCCGCGCTGCCCGGCTACCACGCCGACCCCGATGTGATGTACGCCGAGGGGCGGTACTGGATCTACCCCACCGAGGACGGCCACCCCGGCTGGAGCGGCACCCGCTTCAACGGCTTCTCCTCACCCGACCTCGTCCACTGGACCGACGACGGCCCCGCCCTCGACCTCGCCGATGTCTCCTGGTGCCACGGATACGCCTGGGCCCCCTCGGTGGTGAGGAAGGGCGACACCTACTGGATGTACTTCAGCGCCTGCCAGTCCATCGGCGTCGCCAAGTCCTCCACCCCTCAGGGGCCGTTCACCGACGCCCTCGGCAAACCGCTGGTCGCCAAGGGGCAGTTCGGCCATCAGTCCATCGACCCGGACGCCTTCATCGACGACGACGGCACCCCCTACCTCTACTTCGGGCAGGGCGCCTTCGAGGCGGCCCGGCTGAACGACGACATGGTCTCCTTCGCCACTCGGCCGGTGAAGGTCACCCCGCCCGGCTACAACGAGGCCCCGACCGTCTTCAAGCGCGCGGGCCGCTACTACGCGATGTGGTCGGAGGACGACACCCGCAGCCCTGACTACCGCGTGGCCTACGGAGTCTCCGACTCACCGCTCGGCCCGTTCACCAAGGCGGCGGGCAACCCGGTCCTGGCCAAGGACCCCGGCGATCAGATCCTCGGCACCGGCCACAACTCCGTCATCCAGGTCCCGGGCCGCGACGAGTGGTACATCGTCTACCACCGCTTCGCCCGCCCCGGCGGCGACGGCACCCATCGCGAAGTCGCCATCGACCGGATGCGGTTCGGCCCCGACGGCACCATCCAGAAGATCCGCCCGACGCAGGCCGGCATCGAGCCCGTCCGACAGGCCGGCATCGAGCCCGTCCGATAG
- a CDS encoding family 43 glycosylhydrolase: MSRSEEHPPSRRRVVMGALVLGAAAGTPGIARAATPAAPQAAAKAPAYANPLVRRRADPHILRHTDGYYYFTATVPEYDRIVLRRSRTVGGLVTAAESVIWKKHTSGDMGAHIWAPEIHFIDGKWYIYFASAPADDVWKIRMWVLENASANPLAGTWAEKGRVVTPIDSFSLDASTFTHQGTRYLVWAQSNPDVGNNSSIYLARMANPWTVTGPQVEISRPTYDWETRGFKVNEGPSVLQRNGRVFLTYSASATDANYCMGLLTASAGSDLLAASSWKKSPRPVFTSNDTTKQYGPGHNSFTVAEDGRTDLLVYHARQYKDITGDPLNDPNRHTRVQALGWKTDGTPDFAVPVADAPARDTTAATRFTMTAFTNSSESNMYVYQSSDATTYTLLKGPAYTPPSGLIRDPSVIKHTDGYYYIVYTTDWTGNTIGFARSRDRVNWTFVRDHTLPVAGLERTWAPEFFVDDGGVHIVVSLDTTSTPDYIFRPHLLTATNAALSSWTTPTPLKGLDTANYIDTFVVRHAGQYHAFTKQETTKYIEHATANSLGGPYTFRGTGDWAGWGSWREGPALVRLDNGGWRIYFDGYTEQKYYYSDSLDGFRTWTPVRELPGLTGFARHFTVWKETV, translated from the coding sequence ATGAGCCGCAGCGAAGAGCACCCGCCCAGCCGCAGACGCGTGGTGATGGGCGCCCTCGTCCTGGGGGCCGCCGCCGGCACACCCGGCATCGCGCGGGCCGCCACCCCCGCCGCGCCGCAGGCGGCCGCCAAGGCCCCCGCGTACGCCAATCCGCTGGTGCGCCGGCGCGCCGATCCGCACATCCTCAGGCACACGGATGGCTACTACTACTTCACGGCCACCGTCCCCGAGTACGACCGCATCGTCCTGCGACGCTCCAGGACCGTCGGCGGCCTGGTCACCGCCGCCGAGTCGGTGATCTGGAAGAAGCACACCAGCGGCGACATGGGCGCCCACATATGGGCTCCGGAAATCCACTTCATCGATGGCAAGTGGTACATCTACTTCGCCTCGGCGCCCGCCGACGACGTCTGGAAGATCCGGATGTGGGTGCTGGAGAACGCGAGCGCCAACCCCCTCGCCGGCACCTGGGCCGAGAAGGGCCGCGTCGTCACGCCCATCGACTCCTTCTCCCTCGACGCCTCCACCTTCACCCACCAGGGCACCCGCTATCTCGTCTGGGCCCAGAGCAACCCGGACGTCGGCAACAACTCGAGCATCTACCTCGCCCGGATGGCCAATCCGTGGACCGTCACCGGGCCCCAGGTGGAGATCTCCCGGCCGACATACGACTGGGAGACCCGTGGCTTCAAGGTCAACGAGGGCCCCTCGGTCCTCCAGCGGAACGGCCGGGTCTTCCTCACCTACTCCGCCAGCGCCACCGACGCCAACTACTGCATGGGGCTGCTGACCGCCTCCGCGGGCAGCGACCTGCTCGCCGCGTCGTCCTGGAAGAAGAGCCCGCGGCCGGTCTTCACCAGCAATGACACCACCAAGCAGTACGGGCCCGGCCACAACTCGTTCACCGTCGCCGAGGACGGCCGCACCGACCTCCTCGTCTACCACGCCCGTCAGTACAAGGACATCACCGGCGATCCGCTGAACGACCCCAACCGGCACACCCGCGTCCAGGCGCTCGGCTGGAAGACCGACGGCACCCCGGACTTCGCTGTGCCGGTGGCCGACGCGCCCGCGCGGGACACCACGGCCGCCACCCGCTTCACCATGACGGCGTTCACCAACAGCAGCGAGTCGAACATGTACGTCTATCAGTCGTCCGACGCGACCACGTACACCCTGCTCAAGGGGCCCGCCTACACCCCGCCGTCCGGGCTGATCCGCGACCCCAGCGTCATCAAGCACACCGACGGCTACTACTACATCGTCTACACGACCGACTGGACCGGGAACACCATCGGCTTCGCGCGCAGCCGCGACCGCGTCAACTGGACCTTCGTCCGCGACCACACCCTCCCGGTGGCCGGTCTCGAGCGCACCTGGGCGCCGGAGTTCTTCGTGGACGACGGCGGCGTCCACATCGTCGTCTCGCTGGACACCACCTCCACCCCCGACTACATCTTCCGGCCGCATCTGCTCACCGCCACCAACGCCGCGCTGTCCTCCTGGACCACGCCCACACCGCTGAAGGGCCTGGACACCGCCAACTACATCGACACCTTCGTGGTCCGCCACGCCGGGCAGTACCACGCCTTCACCAAGCAGGAGACGACCAAGTACATCGAGCACGCCACGGCCAACAGCCTCGGCGGGCCGTACACCTTCCGCGGCACCGGCGACTGGGCGGGCTGGGGCAGCTGGCGCGAGGGTCCCGCGCTGGTGCGCCTGGACAACGGCGGCTGGCGGATCTACTTCGACGGCTACACCGAGCAGAAGTACTACTACAGCGACAGCCTCGACGGCTTCCGGACCTGGACCCCGGTCCGGGAACTGCCCGGGCTCACCGGATTCGCCCGCCACTTCACCGTGTGGAAGGAGACCGTGTGA